A genomic window from Salvelinus alpinus chromosome 10, SLU_Salpinus.1, whole genome shotgun sequence includes:
- the LOC139531660 gene encoding pancreas/duodenum homeobox protein 1-like, whose translation MNREEHYYSPAQLFKDSCAYQRPHREDYSHSPPPCLYMARQAQSVYSSPSIGGLDQACLPDIAPYSIPMREDPGVPQLHHPQAPQQTLQPGPGGYEYPGGLALCADRNKYHLPFPWMKTTKSHAHTWKGQWAGPYMVEAEENKRTRTAYTRAQLLELEKEFLFNKYISRPRRVELALTLSLTERHIKIWFQNRRMKWKKEEDKKRVRGVDPEQDSSITSGDLNDEAGVGVGGAGHPTTTRPPSPLHAHSMSGSRDSA comes from the exons ATGAATCGAGAAGAGCACTACTATTCTCCCGCGCAGCTGTTCAAGGACTCCTGCGCCTACCAGAGACCACACCGCGAGGACTACAGCCACAGCCCTCCGCCCTGCCTCTACATGGCCCGGCAGGCTCAGTCTGTCTACTCCTCGCCCTCCATCGGAGGGCTAGACCAGGCGTGTCTCCCTGACATTGCTCCGTACAGTATTCCCATGCGAGAGGACCCGGGTGTGCCGCAGCTCCACCACCCCCAGGCGCCCCAGCAGACTCTCCAGCCAGGGCCAGGGGGTTACGAATACCCGGGGGGGTTGGCTCTGTGTGCCGATAGGAACAAATATCACCTGCCTTTCCCCTGGATGAAAACCACCAAGTCTCACGCGCACACCTGGAAGGGACAGTGGGCAG GCCCCTACATGGTGGAGGCAGAGGAGAACAAGCGGACAAGGACGGCCTACACGCGAGCACAGCTCCTGGAGCTGGAGAAGGAGTTCCTGTTCAACAAGTACATCAGCAGGCCGCGGCGTGTCGAGCTGGCCCTCACCCTCAGCCTCACAGAGAGACACATCAAGATCTGGTTCCAGAACCGACGGATGAAGTGGAAAAAGGAGGAGGACaagaagagagtgaggggggtCGACCCCGAGCAGGACTCGTCCATTACGTCAGGAGACTTGAACGATGAGGCAGGGGTGGGAGTCGGGGGGGCAGGACATCCCACCACCACGAGACCCCCCTCACCCTTACACGCCCATTCCATGTCAGGTTCTAGAGACTCGGCCTAG